The following proteins come from a genomic window of Rutidosis leptorrhynchoides isolate AG116_Rl617_1_P2 chromosome 10, CSIRO_AGI_Rlap_v1, whole genome shotgun sequence:
- the LOC139871366 gene encoding uncharacterized protein gives MGFGGRWIKSCLSSTSISILVNGSPTQEFYPQRGIRQGDPLSPFLFMLAAEGLNEFTKVTIQRGLFKGISVGKDDIRISHLQYADDTILMGEWNKNNISNKCPSLDLPLALVARGELNVGSLKSKNWALIGKWWWRFCNETDSLWVRVIKSIYGRDGGLGFLGNASHLGRVSPWKNIVNIAKHMSSCNYIFIESFKLLIGNNSSFRFWEDSWLNGRCLKDVFSRLYMLEQEKSTLIKERVIWNGLRWSFT, from the exons AATCTTAGTTAATGGTTCACCCACTCAAGAATTCTATCCTCAACGTGGCATAAGACAAGGTGATCCATTGTCCCCATTTTTATTCATGTTGGCAGCGGAAGGATTAAATGAGTTCACAAAAGTTACAATTCAAAGAGGACTTTTCAAAGGTATTTCGGTTGGCAAAGATGACATTCGCATTTCCCATTTACAATACGCGGATGACACAATTTTAATGGGAGAGTGGAACAAAAACAACATTTCCAAT AAGTGTCCATCTCTAGATTTGCCTCTCGCATTGGTTGCAAG GGGCGAGTTAAATGTGGGTTCACTAAAATCAAAAAATTGGGCGTTAATTgggaagtggtggtggaggttttgtAATGAAACCGACTCACTATGGGTTCGTGTCATTAAAAGCATTTATGGGCGGGATGGTGGGTTGGGTTTTTTGGGCAATGCTAGTCACTTGGGACGTGTTTCTCCTTGGAAAAATATTGTCAATATTGCCAAACATATGAGTAGTTGTAACTATATTTTCATCGAGAGTTTCAAGCTTCTTATAGGTAACAACTCTTCATTCCGCTTTTGGGAGGATTCGTGGCTCAATGGTAGGTGTTTAAAAGATGTTTTCAGCCGACTGTACATGCTCGAACAAGAGAAGTCTACTCTCATCAAGGAAAGAGTTATTTGGAACGGTTTAAGATGGTCTTTTACGTAG